tttttaaatattcatttCCAGGACATGGGGATTGTGAGCAAGACCAGCACTTGCTCCTCTTGAGGAGACAGAGGTGAATAGCTGTCCAGTAATCAAGTGTAATTACAGAGCCTGTATTACGTCCTTGTTATCACACTCACAAAATGGCTTACACTTTAATTAAAAAGAGAACTTACTTGTCAGCAGAATGGTATTCCTGCCCCATCATGAACTGTAGATTATCTATAACGACATGGCTGATGTCATACATGTATACTGCATGCTGCATAGTGTTGATGACTGACCTGGGCAGCAGAGAGACAGATTCTGTTAGTCACCAGTCCACACAGCGCTTCTCAGTAACATTGATAAGACCTAGAACAGAAATTGCAATGCATTTGAAAGCCCAAAGAGGCTCAGTGACCCTTTGAACTGTTCCTAATTTCACTGCACACCTTTTGCAATGTAGCTGCGATTTCTCACCCTCAATGCAAACCAAAAGCTGCGATTCAAACTCAGTTTGCCTACAAGTTAGATTCAGCGGCCACTTTACTtgatacatctgctcattaatgcaaatatctaaacagccaatcacatgacagcaactcaatccataaatgcttgcagacatggtcaagaggttcagttgttgttcacaccaaacattagaatggggaagaaatgtgatctgagtgactatgactgtggaatgactgcctatctcagaaactgctgatttccagggagtttcatgcacaacagtctagaatttacaaagaatggcaagaaagcaaaaaaaattaaGTGAGTGGCAGGTCAGAAGAGtctgccagactggttcaagctgacaggaaggtgacagcaactcaaataacaatgtgttacaacagtggtgtgtcgaagagcatctctgaatgcacaacacattgaatgcTGAAGTGGATTACAGCAGAAgcccacactgggttccactccagGACCACTAATAGATTTATAACACCATGAGACCTCGGAGCCAAATCCAGTTCGACATTCCATCATGACTTacccctcacaaccccattctcttggcttctcgctgtaacttttgacaccaccctggctaatcaaaaacctatcaaactctgctttaaatatacccagtgacttgacttccatagccgcctgtggcaatgaattccacggattcactacccactggctaaaagaaattgctcctcatcgctgttctaaagtctttctattctgaggctgtgccctccggtcctagactcacccaatataggaaacatcctccttacatccactctattgaggtcttttgatattcaataggtttcaatcagatcccctctcaatcttctaaactccaatgagtacaggcccagagcttctCATGTTAACCCCTTTGTTGCCAGAATCATGCTCGTGAACTGCCTGTAGACGAGAGCTTCACaagctggggtccacagaccccttggttaatgataaGGGTCCAtagcatagaaaaggttgggcaACCCAGCTctagacactctccaatgccagcatgtcttttcttagataatagcccaaaacttctcacaatacagCAAATGAGGCTTCACTAGCATcttacaaagcctcagtattaGACACTTCCTTGTATTCTAGCTctattcaaaatgaatgctaacattgcatctgccttccttgGCACTGAAAAGTTTTCCTTTAAGAAAccctgcatgaggattcccaaatccctttacatCTGATTTTTTAATATTCTCCAGTCTATCCTTTTATTCCTTTAACCAGAATACAtgactacactatattccatcttccattttgtccattctcccaatctatccaagtccttctgcaaactccctagattctcaacattacctgctcctccacctatcttcacactgtctgcaaacttggccacaaagccatcaattcagtctgtcatccaaatcattggcatgcaatgtgaaaagtagtggtcccatcATGGACCCgaggaacatcactggtcactggcagccaagcagaaaaggccccttttattcccactctttgccagtCAGCCTATCTTCTACCCATGCCAGTATCCTTCCTGAAATACcaagggctcttatcttgctgcACCTTGTCAGagccattctgaaaatccaaataaacaacatctactgactctcctttgtctgtcctgtctgttatttcaacatatttgtcaggcaagatatccccttatggaaaccatgctgtctttggccTATTTGATCATGCGCCTCCAAgaaccccgaaacctcatccttaattgtggacccaaccactgaagtcagggtaACTAACCTACaagttcctttcttctgcctccttcttgaagagtggtgtgatatttgcaattttccagtcctctgaaaccatgccagaatgaattgattcttgaaagatcattactaatgcctccacaatctcttcagcttcttCTTTCAGGACCCATCCAgaccaggtaacttatctaccttcagacctgtcagtttcccaaacaccttctccctagcaactacactcacttctgcccccggaCACTCCCCAATTTCTGgtatactgctagtatcttccacaatgTGGATGCAAAATTCCTATTGTTTGTCTGCATTCCCCCCAACAGCTCCTACTCATGAAGATAtcggtcccccttgggttcaggtgtaacccaccctttttgtacaggtcataccttccccaggaaagatcccaatgatccagagatATGAAACCCTGTTTCCTGACAAGCAtacatctgccaaatcatcctgttcttttaaacatagaaaatagaaatctTCAGCACacttcaggccctttggcccacaatgtcatgtaacctactctagaaactgcctagaatttccctaccacatagccctctatttttcttagctctatgtacctaactaagagtctcttaaaagactctatggtcttttaaaagaccctaaagGGTCTGCAACATCAATAAGTTCTGAGGACTgccatatatacacacacacacacacacacacattccttcAATCTACAGAACTAGTTTCCACTTCCAGTATCTGTTCTTTCTTATCAGTGTTATGTGCTTTAGGCGCCATTCATTGCAGTACTGTGTGGATATTGTAACATATCGTAACCAATATTGGGTTGTTTCTGTGCATTTCCTATAGAAATGGAATCTGTTTCTCAGGAATAGCCTGATACCCACTGATTTCCTGTCCTAATATCTCAGAACATAGCTTGCCCAGGaagtgctgaactaattaagggAATGACACCTAATCCCTCTTACCTGCACAGGGTCCAAATCTTTCCATTCAGCTGCACATTTATGTGCCTAAAACCCTTAAATGCTTCCATTGGATCCACCTCCAGCACCCCCCGCCACCCCCATGAAGCACGGTCCAGAACCCACCACTCTCTTGTGTAAAAATAAACAGACAAGCacacctccctctctcacttAAAATACACATCTTCTAGCGTTGACATTTTGACCATGCGgaaaaaagatactggctgtctactccATTTATACCTCACATTATTGTATcaagatactggctgtctactccATCCATGTCTGGCATAACTGTATcaagatactggctgtctactccATCCATGTCTGGCATAACTGTATcaagatactggctgtctactccatctatgcctcgcATTATTGTATCAAGATACTGActgtctactccatctatgcctcgcATTATTGTATCAAGATAATGACTGTCTACTCCATCTATGTCTGGCATTATTGTATCAAGTTCTATTAGGACTTTATCAGTTTCTgccactccagaggaaacaaaACAAGTTTGCCCGACCTTTCCTCATAGCACAAGCCTCTAACccgggcagcatcctagtaaacctcttcagcactccctccaaagcctccacaccctTATGCAACTTCTAGCGTTGACATTTTGACCATGCGGAAAAAAGATACTGACTGTCTACTCCACCTATGCCTCGCATTATTGTATCAAGATACTGACTGTCTACTCCCTTGAACTGATGCAGCCTAACCTGAGCTTTATACAAacacaacataacttcctgattgGAAGTCGATGCCCTAACTAATAAAGGCAGGTACGTTTTCATTACCCACCGTAAACTTGTAAGACTGCTTTCAGGGAGCTACAGACTTggaccccgagatccctctgtgCTTTAAAAGAGAGATTAGCTTTaactgtcacatgtacattgaaacagagtgaaatgtgtcgtttgtgatGAGCTGGGGCAGCCCTCCAAGTGTTGGCTATTCTCCTGGCCCAACCTAGCAAGCCCACAAATTACTGACCCTAACTAGTACgtgtttgaaatgtgggaggaaatcctcctggtcacagggagaacatacaaagctccatacagatagtggtgggaactgaacgtCAATCCTCCCATCACTGGCAATGGAGAGCACTATGCTAACCCACTGTGTTACTGTGCCACCCTGTTTAAGAGTCCTGTCATTAGCTATGTACTTTCCCCTTTACGTCTGTCTCTTTTGTTTGACAAGGCCCCAgggacagtctctctctctctctaaacatTGCCATACAGGTACAAGTTGTTACTGTCTCTGTCAGGTACTTCACTTGATGCTCTGCTGCCCATGGAACGTCATGAAGAACAGATGCAGGTTCTCGAACTTGTCAGCCCACTCGTCGTAGCTGTCCAGCTGATCGTCCAGGCGCTGCATCGCAAACTGAGTCAGCATGATCTTGGCCAGCCGGACATTGCTGATCTCGAAGCTTCCCCACAGGGTGCTCACCCCTTGGATGCAGAGGTCCAGGGCATACTCGCTGATCAGGGTGGTCTTCCCGCTGCCCGTTGGACCTGTTTGCAGGAACAAGACAGGTGGTTAGAACGCGCCCAGCACAGGGCCACTGGTTACCTGACCCCTGCCACAGTGAGCTACAGAGAACTCCAACAACTCAGTGGCTGGAGACATGAACAGCAGAGTTAGCTGTGCTCCCACTTCATCCCAGTGTGGTAGCAAGGGAGCACAAAATCAAAGCCGCGCTTGTTGTGTGCAGTCAACATTTCCGTTTCCTGCTCACATCAGCTGTGAAATGGAAAGCAAAGACCACTTTAGACGATTGCAAGCCTCAGTAGagcagccaatataatcaaagaGCCCACCTATCCCAGACATTTTCTCCTTGCCCCTCTCCAAATGGCTGAAAGCaccaaccaccaggctcaagaacagcttctaccccactgttagcagactttgaatggacctcttgtataatttagactcttggcctcacaatctgcaTCATTATGATCGTGcaatttattgtttacctgcactgcactctctgtagctGCTAGACCTTATTCTGCTTTGGTATTGACTTACCCTGTTCAACCACAATGCACGGTGCAGAGACCTGATCTGTGTGAACTGTGTACGGgacgagcttttcactgtatctcggtacctATGACAGTAATAAACTACAACCTTCCTGAATTCCTTCATGGGGTGTGGTATTTCTCACAAAGACCAGCATTAACTGCCCCGGTGAATGTAAAATTGACATAGTGAAGGAGCCTCAACACAGTCTTCAGCTACCTCAGGATACTTCCAGTGTTAGCTAACTTAACTGTAAAGAGTTTGGTCAAAATTGGGATGTTTTCTCTAGAACATCAGAGGCTGCATCTGTGGGGGATCTGATGAAAGAATATAAAATTAAGTGAGGCATAAATAGTCAGAGTCTCTTCTCCCCCGGGTAGGAAACATTAAGTTCAAGAGAGTGTTTCTTTACGGTGAAAGCAGGAAGGAAATTTACTTGGTAAGGCTTTGGTTCACATGGGGAATGGCAGATGCCTGGAGCACACTGCCAAGGGAAGAGCTGGAAACAGAGACAGTAGCATTctcatttagataggcacataaacaGGAAGATCAGCAGTTTAAACTGGcccatggtcagcacagacaatgCGGAGTAAAGTGCTGTATGTCTACTGCAAGGTCAAGGGTTAAagataaaaggtgaaatgtttaaggggaacatgaggggaaatttcttcactcagagggtggtgagagtgtggaatgagccgccagcagaagtggtgggtgTGGGTTCGATTCCAAGATTTAAGAGAAGCTCGAATTGATAAATGGACAGGAGTGGTAGAGAGGGCTACAGTCCAGGTACTGTTACCTGATTCCATGTTCTAAGCTCCTTGTAAGCAGTAAAATGTATGGACTTGAGGGGaggactcagccagttccatcatggttcCAGCTTTCTTCCACAATTAAGGATGTGTGTCAGGAAGAcaacatccatcactgaggatCCCACAGTGCCCTTTTCTCAacgctgccatcaggcaggacatACAGGACTGTGAAGGTACACAACTCAAGATTCAACAGCAATTTCTTCTCCACTGCCAACAGGTTCTGGAATAGAGCTGAAAATTTTACCTCAGATTGTATTTCCCTCAAGTTGcagtcctactttcaaatctcttgctatcttttctttcagttattcctgacgaagggtctcggcccgaaacgtcgacagtgcttcttcctatagatgctgcctggcctgctgtgttccaccagtattttgtgtgtgttgcttgaatttccagcatctgcagatttcctcgtgtttgcagtaaCATTATGTTATTTTCGTATAGTTTGTCATGTAGGTTGTGGGCAATTTATAGTTTATGTTACGTTTGTAATGTACTgtggtgctgctgctgcaaaaagctaattttcatgccatttttatccagagtatatatatatatgtccatAACAGTAAACTCAAACTTGAACACACATTCAGTCTGGTTGCTGCCCTAATGCAGGAAGGGCAACAGCTAATCTGAGCACAGCAAGTGCCCACAAACGAACGAGATAAATGGCCAAGGGAGTCCTaccacacactaaatgctgaaggaactcagcagacaggcagcatctagaggccagaataaaaatttgcgcaaggggtgggggaagaaaagctggtctccagagatgctgcctgacatgccgaGTTCCTCCACCACTTTGTTTGTGCTGTtctaggttccagcatctgcagaacctcgtgTTCACATTATACTCTgaacgagagattctgcagatcctggaaatccagagtgacacacaaaaaatgccggaggaattcagcagtcaggcagcattgagTCCTGGTGAAGCCTGGAACGCCAGCTGTTTATTGGACTCCATGGATTTGGCttggctgagctcttccagcattctgtgtgtggtaTTGCCTTTCCCTTTGTACTCTCCCTAAGTGCTTACAGTTTTTACACTGACCTGTACAGATGGCTGATATCACTGTATTCCAGTACTTGCAACAATAATGAACCAAAGGAAGCTGAATAAATTGGGAATAATATTGGTTTATCAGTGCCATGTGTACGGAGGTGCAGTAAAAATctttagacacaagagattccgtAGATACCACAAAACCTGggcaacacaaagtgctggaggaagtcaagtcAAGCAGCATAGAGCCAGAACGCTGTAGCACAGAGACAGGGCCTTCATCCCATTTTGTCCATGCCTCACGTACCTCTGCCGCCCACATACTTAACCAGACTCCTCTTAAACACAATCAAATCTccatccactggcagctcattccaaacttgcaccaccttctgagtgaagttccccctcaggttccccttgaacatttcacctttcacccgtgACCTCTTGCTTTAGCTTCACCCAACTCAATGGAAATAGTCTGGCATTTTCACCACAGCTGcaccctcataactttgtattcctccatcaaatctccattCATTCTTCAATACTCAAgggataaagtcctaatctattcaacctttccctgtcacTCAGAGCCTGGCAacatctgtactctttcaatcttgctgATACCTTTCCCGTAGTTAGGTGATGAAATAGTTGACGTTTCATTTCAGGgggagacccttcatcggaactatgtgactgcttattcccctccgtagatgctgcctgacctgctggagtcctcctgtattttgtgcacATAGCTCACGAGATTTGCACCGTTTGCAgaaccccctgtgaaatccctagCGGTGGCTACCTGTGAACACCGTCAGCTCCCCTTTGCGATGACCCTTGAGGATCTTGTTGAGGTCGGGGAACCGCTGCCACTTGACGCCGGAGATCTGTTCGGTGTTGGCCAGCTCCCCGAACACGTCGTCCCGCAGCTGCCGGAAGGAGACAATGGATTTGTGGCTGGCGGAGACGGCCCCCTTCACGATCTCGTCCAGGTTGATGCCGGCGGCCAGGGCCTCGAGAGGGCAGGGCTGGCCCTCACCAGGTCGCACCAACCAGCAGCGTTTCACGCCCAGCTTGCGCGCGAAGATCTTGGAGGCCTCCCAGGCCAGGAGGTCACCGCCCAGCCACAGAACCACCTTCCGGAACTGCTCCAGGTAGGGGAGAAGGGCCGGGGGCAGGCAGCTGACGCCCCGGGGCAAGGAGACGCAGGGCTTTCCCGTGGCAGACACCACGGCCAGGCAGTCAGTCTCACTTCCAGTCAGGACAAGGGTAGTGTCCTTCCTGGTCAGCAGGTGGAGCCCGAAGAGGTTATTGTAATCACTTGGCTTAGGCAGGGTGGTGGCGATGTAGTGCACCTTCTGGCCGTCCTGCTTGGCCGAGAGCAGCTTCACCCCCCTCAGTCTCAAGTCCCTCCAGCTGAACCAGGGAAACACCAGGCTCTTGGCTGGCCTGAAGTACTTCACACCCAGTTTCTTCAGCGTCTGCATGCTGACTTTGGAGATGCCAAACATGGTTTTGACCAACAggacttcctcctcctcctccatgtcGGGGAAGTTCTCGGCTTTGGTCCAGATCTCCTGCATCTCCCTCAGGTCCATCTCCTGGGCACAGAGCTCCCGATCGTTCTCCGGCACCCTCAGCAGGACATCTGGGTCCAGGCTGTCCAACCCCTCCTTCTGCATTACCTCTAGGCAGTCCTGGAATTCTTCCCAGCTGCCCTCCAGCAGAGTGCTCTTGCACAGGAACTGCCCTGTGGTCTTGTCGATGAACAGGGAGAAGGACTCCTTCTCCACCCCAGCCGAGTCCAGTGCCTTTCCCACAAATGGGCTGGGGATGTGGAGGCAGCTGTAGCCGTCGTTGAAGGGGATGCCCTTGGCCCGGAGGTACTGCCGAATCTCAGTCACTGTCACTACCGGGGAGAAAGGGTCAGCCTCTGCTCTGGAACTCCTGCTACCGCTGCAGAAACCAAGGGGAGTCGCAGTGCTCAGAGGGGCTACGGATCCTGGCCGCCCCCACCGGACGTCCTGCCACTTTGGCTGCCCAGCCGGCCACTGGCACGCCACCTCCACCGCAGTGCAACCTTGTCGCCAGACAGACAGCCCTCTTGAGAGGCTGGGAAGAACTCTGTGTGTGCAGCGATGCAAGCAGAACATGGCacctgtttaagaaaggagggtaGTTATCAGTTGAGAAAGCACCAACAAGGAACCAAGATGCTTCAAACaacccctcctcctccttccctttcttccattgttcACTCTTTCTTCAGCCCTGTCTGTACCCCTTCCACcattcacctcccaacttcttgcTTCATCACCCCACTATATCACctggttgcccccccccccctcccaacttcttattctggactcattttcaaagattCTTTACGTTGTTTTCATTATTATTAGTTTATGTGAGCAGTACATCGTCTTTTTGTACATTGTGTTACTGTAGAGCTTTTCaaaaattctattttttttcttgtaaatgcctacaaggaaATGCATCCCAAAGcagcatatggtaacatatgtaCTTCGTAATGATTTTACTTTGACTGAtggcttctacccccttcctttccagtcctaatgaagggttacAGCCTGAAATGACTGTTCTATCCCGAGATACGTAGGTCAGAAAATATGCAAATAATGACCACTCAAAGTGGTGAAGAACCTTTTCCAAAATGAGGTGCAGGTTTCCCCCCACTATCCAAAGGTACAGCGTTCCTATTAGTAAGCtggaatgtcataaagtgaagaagcaattaccatgtatttatatgggaaaaatttgtgagcgttcgcagacccaaaaaataacctaccaaatcatgccaaataacacacaaaatctaaaataacagtaacatatagtaaaagcaggaatgatctgttaagtacacagcctatataaagtaggaatacttttctgcaattgtTGCAGCACTGACCACTGTAGCAACAATCTCATgcaagcgctctcggcagaagcactctctctagtaatctttaagctatgaagctaccaaataacacatagaaatacacagcctatataaagaagaaataacgtgcgtccagtgtagtttcgctGACTGAAATTGGGAAGACAgta
The sequence above is drawn from the Hypanus sabinus isolate sHypSab1 chromosome 22, sHypSab1.hap1, whole genome shotgun sequence genome and encodes:
- the twnk gene encoding twinkle protein, mitochondrial isoform X2, which codes for MQNWAEKWQMEFNPGAMFCLHRCTHRVLPSLSRGLSVWRQGCTAVEVACQWPAGQPKWQDVRWGRPGSVAPLSTATPLGFCSGSRSSRAEADPFSPVVTVTEIRQYLRAKGIPFNDGYSCLHIPSPFVGKALDSAGVEKESFSLFIDKTTGQFLCKSTLLEGSWEEFQDCLEVMQKEGLDSLDPDVLLRVPENDRELCAQEMDLREMQEIWTKAENFPDMEEEEEVLLVKTMFGISKVSMQTLKKLGVKYFRPAKSLVFPWFSWRDLRLRGVKLLSAKQDGQKVHYIATTLPKPSDYNNLFGLHLLTRKDTTLVLTGSETDCLAVVSATGKPCVSLPRGVSCLPPALLPYLEQFRKVVLWLGGDLLAWEASKIFARKLGVKRCWLVRPGEGQPCPLEALAAGINLDEIVKGAVSASHKSIVSFRQLRDDVFGELANTEQISGVKWQRFPDLNKILKGHRKGELTVFTGPTGSGKTTLISEYALDLCIQGVSTLWGSFEISNVRLAKIMLTQFAMQRLDDQLDSYDEWADKFENLHLFFMTFHGQQSIKSVINTMQHAVYMYDISHVVIDNLQFMMGQEYHSADKFHAQDYSIGMFRKFATDNSCHVTLVIHPRKQEDEKELQTASIFGTAKASQEADNVLILQDKKLVTGQGKRYLQVVKNRFDGDLGVFPLEFKKASMTFSAVKSKSKSKSKLKKQKEEEEEEEEGGGTTATKKLAKSAKPREKSLSPEEQ
- the twnk gene encoding twinkle protein, mitochondrial isoform X1, coding for MIDRPPPSPRSPMGTARSCRTGLAHVSAPSRGRSPQAENARSHTWRAALSPLNTGSSRRRSRGCLVQRMGNPVSKGAMFCLHRCTHRVLPSLSRGLSVWRQGCTAVEVACQWPAGQPKWQDVRWGRPGSVAPLSTATPLGFCSGSRSSRAEADPFSPVVTVTEIRQYLRAKGIPFNDGYSCLHIPSPFVGKALDSAGVEKESFSLFIDKTTGQFLCKSTLLEGSWEEFQDCLEVMQKEGLDSLDPDVLLRVPENDRELCAQEMDLREMQEIWTKAENFPDMEEEEEVLLVKTMFGISKVSMQTLKKLGVKYFRPAKSLVFPWFSWRDLRLRGVKLLSAKQDGQKVHYIATTLPKPSDYNNLFGLHLLTRKDTTLVLTGSETDCLAVVSATGKPCVSLPRGVSCLPPALLPYLEQFRKVVLWLGGDLLAWEASKIFARKLGVKRCWLVRPGEGQPCPLEALAAGINLDEIVKGAVSASHKSIVSFRQLRDDVFGELANTEQISGVKWQRFPDLNKILKGHRKGELTVFTGPTGSGKTTLISEYALDLCIQGVSTLWGSFEISNVRLAKIMLTQFAMQRLDDQLDSYDEWADKFENLHLFFMTFHGQQSIKSVINTMQHAVYMYDISHVVIDNLQFMMGQEYHSADKFHAQDYSIGMFRKFATDNSCHVTLVIHPRKQEDEKELQTASIFGTAKASQEADNVLILQDKKLVTGQGKRYLQVVKNRFDGDLGVFPLEFKKASMTFSAVKSKSKSKSKLKKQKEEEEEEEEGGGTTATKKLAKSAKPREKSLSPEEQ
- the twnk gene encoding twinkle protein, mitochondrial isoform X3, with protein sequence MFCLHRCTHRVLPSLSRGLSVWRQGCTAVEVACQWPAGQPKWQDVRWGRPGSVAPLSTATPLGFCSGSRSSRAEADPFSPVVTVTEIRQYLRAKGIPFNDGYSCLHIPSPFVGKALDSAGVEKESFSLFIDKTTGQFLCKSTLLEGSWEEFQDCLEVMQKEGLDSLDPDVLLRVPENDRELCAQEMDLREMQEIWTKAENFPDMEEEEEVLLVKTMFGISKVSMQTLKKLGVKYFRPAKSLVFPWFSWRDLRLRGVKLLSAKQDGQKVHYIATTLPKPSDYNNLFGLHLLTRKDTTLVLTGSETDCLAVVSATGKPCVSLPRGVSCLPPALLPYLEQFRKVVLWLGGDLLAWEASKIFARKLGVKRCWLVRPGEGQPCPLEALAAGINLDEIVKGAVSASHKSIVSFRQLRDDVFGELANTEQISGVKWQRFPDLNKILKGHRKGELTVFTGPTGSGKTTLISEYALDLCIQGVSTLWGSFEISNVRLAKIMLTQFAMQRLDDQLDSYDEWADKFENLHLFFMTFHGQQSIKSVINTMQHAVYMYDISHVVIDNLQFMMGQEYHSADKFHAQDYSIGMFRKFATDNSCHVTLVIHPRKQEDEKELQTASIFGTAKASQEADNVLILQDKKLVTGQGKRYLQVVKNRFDGDLGVFPLEFKKASMTFSAVKSKSKSKSKLKKQKEEEEEEEEGGGTTATKKLAKSAKPREKSLSPEEQ